The following are encoded together in the Paraburkholderia sp. BL10I2N1 genome:
- a CDS encoding ParA family protein: MTVRISLFNHKGGVSKTTTTFNLGWKLGQMGHRVLLVDADPQCNLSGLILGDPDENQLETFYRGESSLRNIRAGLAPAFESQPRPIQAVECVEVPGQANMFLLPGHIRLSEYEVTLGIAQELSGSIQTLQNLPGALSHLIDATADRYHADFVLVDMNPGLGSINQNLLMTSDYFIVPTTPDYFSVMALESLTSVLPRWHSWSVRAQQNSVLQAAAYPYPTRTPKFLGTVIQKYRPRGGSPTAGFQRWIDDINAMVSGPFQAALSGAGMMLPLPKYQQVYGADTSLCLCQIADFNTLIAKSQDKRTPVFALTDAQFETEGVVLDSYRRQARDFDEVFAQLTTRVLNLTQDE, translated from the coding sequence ATGACAGTCAGAATTTCGCTTTTCAATCATAAGGGCGGAGTCAGTAAAACGACGACCACCTTCAATCTGGGCTGGAAGCTAGGGCAAATGGGGCATCGAGTGCTCTTGGTTGATGCGGATCCTCAATGCAATCTAAGCGGCCTAATTTTGGGCGACCCCGACGAGAACCAGCTTGAGACGTTCTACAGGGGAGAGTCATCTCTAAGAAATATCAGGGCGGGACTTGCTCCGGCCTTCGAGTCCCAGCCGCGACCGATCCAAGCAGTCGAATGTGTAGAGGTTCCCGGACAAGCCAATATGTTTTTGCTTCCAGGGCATATCCGGCTGTCCGAATACGAAGTCACCCTCGGAATTGCACAGGAATTGTCGGGCTCCATTCAAACGCTGCAAAACCTTCCTGGCGCTCTCAGTCATCTCATCGACGCTACAGCAGACCGATACCACGCGGACTTTGTGCTCGTTGACATGAACCCTGGCCTTGGTTCCATCAACCAGAACCTGCTGATGACCAGTGATTATTTCATTGTGCCAACAACGCCAGACTACTTCTCAGTGATGGCACTTGAGTCGCTGACCTCAGTTCTTCCTCGCTGGCATTCATGGTCCGTCCGCGCGCAGCAGAATTCGGTCCTTCAAGCCGCGGCATACCCATATCCGACGCGCACGCCAAAATTCTTGGGCACTGTTATTCAAAAATATCGCCCGCGGGGTGGATCGCCAACGGCGGGATTTCAGCGTTGGATAGACGATATCAATGCGATGGTTTCCGGTCCATTTCAAGCAGCGCTTTCCGGCGCTGGGATGATGTTGCCCCTGCCAAAATATCAGCAAGTATACGGAGCCGATACGAGTCTCTGCCTTTGCCAGATCGCTGACTTCAATACGCTGATTGCAAAATCGCAGGACAAGAGGACCCCCGTGTTCGCTTTAACCGACGCCCAGTTTGAGACCGAGGGCGTAGTTCTTGATAGCTACAGGAGACAGGCACGCGATTTCGACGAGGTTTTTGCGCAGCTCACAACTCGAGTGCTCAACCTGACTCAAGATGAATGA
- the tnpB gene encoding IS66 family insertion sequence element accessory protein TnpB (TnpB, as the term is used for proteins encoded by IS66 family insertion elements, is considered an accessory protein, since TnpC, encoded by a neighboring gene, is a DDE family transposase.), producing the protein MFRFEADLKVFLHREPIDFRAGINSLVTLVEQSMQLDPFARAVYAFHNRRRNRIKLLFYERNGFWLMLRRLEEDHFIWPRRQQAVIELTTEQLRWLLEGIDIDAMHRHPARRYRHAS; encoded by the coding sequence ATGTTTCGCTTCGAAGCTGATTTGAAGGTGTTCCTGCACCGCGAGCCGATCGACTTCCGGGCAGGCATCAACAGTCTGGTGACGCTGGTCGAGCAATCCATGCAACTGGACCCGTTTGCGCGTGCCGTATACGCCTTCCACAACCGCAGACGCAACCGGATCAAGCTGCTCTTTTACGAGCGCAACGGTTTCTGGCTGATGTTGCGGCGCCTCGAGGAAGATCACTTCATCTGGCCGCGCCGGCAACAGGCGGTAATCGAGCTGACGACCGAGCAGCTACGCTGGCTGCTCGAGGGCATCGACATCGATGCAATGCACCGTCATCCGGCGCGGCGGTACCGCCACGCCAGCTAA
- a CDS encoding transposase: MTQDDLSFLPLRVTRVGVGGKRSFDSMDKRRLVEACLQPGASLSALALKAGVNANQLRKWVRLHRQAEMPLSDNDMAASASAFVPVVAIANPAPAPPSMPSASAQQQHRSSHLSSRSPTSAWLSAQLPNGVKLELECSERDAALVSAMIAALGRC, encoded by the coding sequence ATGACCCAGGATGACCTTTCATTTTTGCCGTTGCGGGTGACACGCGTTGGGGTGGGCGGCAAGCGCAGCTTCGATTCTATGGACAAGCGACGGCTGGTGGAGGCCTGCCTGCAGCCGGGTGCATCTTTGTCTGCGCTGGCGCTGAAGGCCGGGGTGAACGCCAACCAGCTGCGTAAATGGGTTCGGCTGCATCGGCAGGCGGAAATGCCCTTGAGCGACAACGACATGGCCGCTTCAGCGTCGGCGTTTGTGCCGGTCGTCGCGATCGCCAATCCCGCACCGGCGCCTCCTTCGATGCCGTCTGCAAGCGCGCAGCAACAACATCGGTCGTCGCATCTGTCTTCGCGCTCGCCGACATCAGCATGGCTATCGGCCCAGTTGCCCAATGGCGTGAAGCTTGAGCTCGAATGCTCGGAACGCGATGCCGCCCTCGTGAGCGCCATGATCGCGGCATTGGGACGGTGCTGA